The Blattabacterium cuenoti genomic sequence AAGATTTTTGCTATAAAAAATGTAGTCTGAAATTAATTTTTGTGCTTTCTCTTTTCCTTTCTTTTCTGAAAAAAATCCATATCCAGGAAGATCTATTAAATACCATTTATTATTGATTAAAAAATGATTAATATATTGAGTTCTACCAGGAAAAGAAGAAACTTTAGCTATTTTTTTTCTATCAGATATGCAATTTATTAAACTTGATTTTCCAACATTAGAACGTCCTGCAAAAGCATATTCTGGAACATCATCAGTAAACATATTGATTTTTTTTGAACTCCCTTTAAATTTTGCAGAAAAAATCTTCATGATTAAAATTAAATTTAGAAAGCCATTTATCTAATATTTCTATAAACTTTTTAGGATGTTCCATCATTGGAACATGTCCACATTTATCAATCCAATATAATTCAGAGTCAGGCAATAATCTATGAAATTCCTCTGCTACCTCTGGTGGAGTTATATGATCTTGTTTCCCCCAAATTAAGCAAATCGGTTTTTGAATAAAAGATAAATCTTTAGACATATTATATTTCATAGCACTTTTTGCGATATATAAAGTTTTAATTCCTTTTTTTTTATCATTAACAATATGAAAAACTTCATCCACTAATTCTTTAGTAGCTATTTTTGGATCATAAAAAACTTCTTGTGATTTTTTTTTAATAAATTCATAATTCTCTCTTTTAGGGAAAGCATATCCGAAAGCTTTTTCAAACAATCCTGAACTTCCCGTAAGAACGATAGAATGAACTAAATCCATTCTTTTTTTTGCTATAATCAAAGCAATATGTCCTCCAAGCGAATTTCCCACTAAAGTAGCTTTTTTAATTTCTATCTCCATCAAAAATTTAATAATATATCTAGATAAATTGAAAATATTTGTCATAAATAATGGCATATTATAAATAGGCAATGAAGGAACAATGACTTTATAACCTTTTTTTGGAAAAAAATTTAATAAAGCTTCGAAATTACTTAATCCTCCCATTAATCCATGAAGCAAAATTAAAGGATGTCCATCTCCTTTTTTTATATGAGGAAACTTTTTTTTTCTATTTAAAATATTTAAAATTTGCATTAATTATACCATTTAAGTATTTTTACTACATTTGTTCTTAACAAAAAAATAAGCTTCCTTTGCTGACATTTCTTCCGATTTTTTCTTAGAAGATCCTCTACCTTCGGTTTGAATTCCACATCCTAATATAGTTAACTCCGACAAATAAATAATTATGTTTTTATCTTTGTCTTCTTTCTCTCTAAAAGTTTTAAAATTTATTATAAATTTATTCTTTTGAGACCATTCTATTATCCATACTTTATAACTAAAAATTTCATTTTGTAATTTCACAATATTTATATGATTTTGCAAAATCTTCTGATGTACAAAATTTTTACAACCTTTATATCCTATTTCTAAATAAATAAATCCTATTAAAGCTTCAAGTATATTCCCTAATATATTATCAGATATGATGGGTTGATTTAAAAAAATACCTGTAATAGTTAATTTTCTAGAAATTTCATTTAAATTTCTTCTACATACTATTTTAGATCGTATTTGAGTTAACTCTCCCTCTTTCTTATCAGGAAATTTTTCGCATAAAAAATGTGATATTATAGTATTTAATACAGAATCTCCTAAAAATTCTAATCTTTGAAAATGCACAGAATAATTTTGATTCAAATTTTTTCTTTTTGTAGAAAAATTATAAATAAATACTTTCTTTAAAAATTCTGTATTTTTTGGACAAAATCCTAATATTTTTATTAATCTTTCGACTATAATAGAATCTTCATGTTTTTTAGTATTAGATGACATCTGTTTTTTTAAATAAAATACAAACATTATGCCCTCCAAAACCGAAAGTATTGCATAAACTAACTTTTACTTCTTTTTTTATAGCCTTATTTGGAGTAAAGTTCATTTTTGGATTTATTTCTTTATCTATTTGAAACAAATTTATAGTTGGAGGGATTATTCCTTTTGTTAAAGGAAGTATAGAAGCAATTGCTTCTATGGCACCTGCTGCTCCTAATAAATGTCCTGTCATAGATTTTGTAGAATTAATATCTATATTACATATATTTTTATGAAAAACTTCTTGAATTGCTCTTACTTCAGCCAAATCTCCTAATTTAGTAGAAGTTCCATGAGAATTAATATGATCAATTTCTTCATATTTAACACCTGCTTCTCGAATTGCCGTTTTCATAGCTAAAATTATTCCTTTCCCTTTTGGATGAGGAGCTGTAATATGATAAGCGTCTCCAGACATTCCTATCCCTCCTATTTCTGCATATATCTTAGCTCCTCTTTCTTGAGCATGTTTATATTCTTCCAGAATCAGACATCCTGCACCTTCCCCTAAAACAAAACCATCTCTATCTTCATCAAATGGTCGTGATGCAGTTTCATAATCATCGTTTCTAGTGGATAAAGCATGAAGAGCATTAAATCCTCCTACTCCACTTTGTGTAATAGCAGCTTCAGAACCACCTGTAATCATTATATCGGCTTTTCCTAAGCATATTAAATGATAAGCATCTACAATTGCGTTAGAAGAAGATGCACAAGCAGAAACAGTCGCATAATTTGGTCCATGAAGTCCATAATTCATAGAAATAAAACCAGCAGTGATATCTATTAACATTTTAGGAATAAAAAATGGACTAAATCTAGGATATCTCCCTCCATTTACATAATCAGAAATGGATTCTTCTAAATTTAGAAGACCTCCAATTCCTGAAGACCAAATTACTCCAACTCTTTCTCTTTTTTCTTTGAAAAAATTAATTCCGCTATTTTTTATCGCTTCTTCAGAAGCAATAATTCCATATTGTGCACAAGGATCTAATTTTCGTCTTTCCTTTTTGCTAAAAAAAATATTTGGATCATAATTTTTTAATTCACAAGCAAATTTAGTCTTGTATTTTTTAGTATCAAAATAAGTGATAGGAGCGCATCCACTTTTCCCGTTAACAAGAGAAAACCAATATTCTCCTACATTATTTCCTATCGGAGTAATAGAACCAATACCAGTTATTACTACTTTTTTTAATTCCTCCATATCCATACATAAAAACACTAATCAGATTTTTTGTTAAAATCATTATTTTTATTCTTATCGATCAAAAGATCTTCTATAGCCTGTATGGCTTCTCCTACTGTTGTTATCTTTTCCGCTTTTTCATCAGAAATACTAATATTAAATTCTTTTTCAAATTCCATAATAAGTTCTACTATATCTAAGGAATCTGCTCCTAAATCATTAGTAAAACTAGCAGTAGGAACAATTTCACTTTCATCTAAACTTAATTTATCTACAATAAGAGCATTGACTCTGGATGCAATATCAGACATAGGATCATAATTTTTTTTCTTGCACAAAATTAGCAAACTTTTGTAAATCATATATAAATTTGCTTTATAAGTACGCAAATACAGAAGAATTTTAAAAAATATATGATGCTTTTTTCCCTGGAAAATTACGGAATATTTAATTCTCAAAACAATTATCAATTGACTCCTTATGAATTGCAAAATATAATTGTTCGAAATAAAATGGGAATTGAAACTAAATCAGGAGTATTAGCAATACATACTGGTTCATTCACTGGAAGATCTCCTGAAGATAGATTTATTGTAAAGGATAACATTACAGAAAAAAAAATATTATGGGATGAAAAATTTAATCAATCTTTTGACCCAAATAAATTTAATTTTTTATATCAAAAAGTAGTTCGATATTTATCTGGAAAAACATTATATATCAGAGATGGATATCTTTGTTCTGATAAACGATGTCAGTTAAATGTTCGTTCTATTAGTGAATATCCATGGTCTGATTTATTTATTCATAATCTTTTCTTACGATTTTCAAAAATCGAAAATATTTTTCCAGATTGGTTATTATTTTGTGCTCCAGGATTTCAGTCTGATCCGATTCATGATGGAACACGTAATAAAAATTTTTCTATATTAAATTTCTCTAAAAGAATAGTCTTAATTGGAGGATCAGGATACACAGGAGAAATAAAAAAATCTATTTTTTCTGTTCTAAATTTTATACTTCCCGTATATAAAAATGTTTTTCCTATGCATTGTGCAGCAAATGTTGGTAAATACAAAAAAGATACTGCTCTTTTTTTTGGATTATCTGGAACAGGAAAAACGACTATTTCCAATGATATCAATAGAAATTTAGTAGGGGATGATGAACATGGATGGACCTTTGATAACATCGTTTTTAATTTTGAAGGAGGATGTTATGCAAAAATATTTGGAATTTCTAGGGAAAAAGAACCTATGATTTATCATGCTATCAAAAAAGGAGCAATGTTGGAAAATGTTATTATGAAAAACAAAAATAAAGAAGTAAATTTTTTAGATGATTCTATTACTCAAAATATGAGAATTAGCTATCCTATTTATTTCGTAAATAATATAGAAAAAAAATTATTTTCTTCTAATATCAAAAACATTTTTTTTCTTACATACGATGCTTTTGGAGTTTTACCTCCCATAGCAAAGTTAAATAAAGCTCAATCTTCCTATTATTTTTTATTAGGTTACACATCAAAAGTTGCTGGAACTGAGTTGAATATAAAAAAACCTGAAACTACATTTTCATATTGTTTTGGGGCTCCATTTATGCCTTTACATCCTGTCCAATACACGAATATGTTAAGAAACAAATTAGATAACACTGAAATAAATGTTTGGATGCTTAACACGGGATTAACATCAGGAGGAAATCGTATTAAATTAAACGATACTAGAAAAATTGTAAAAAGCGCTCTAGATGGTTTCTTATCAAAAGTACCTTACGAAATATATCCAGTATTTAACTTTCAAATACCAAAACATTGTCCAGGAATATCTTCTCATTTGTTAAATCCAAAAAATTCATGGGAAAATGAAAAAAATTATCAAAATCAAGTAAAAATACTTGCAAAAAAATTTATTAATCATTTTAATTTGTATAGAAAATACACGGACAAAAATATCTCATCTGGAGAACCTATTTTAAAATAGTCCTCTTTATAAAGGAATCATAATATTTAAGATATTTACTGATATATTTTCCAAATATGTCGAATTCTACATTGACAATATCACCTACCTTTAGTAGGTGTAAATTTGTTTTGTTATAAGTATAAGGAATAATAGAAACACTAAATATGTATTTAGTATGGGTTATAATAGTAAGACTTATACCATTGATAGCAATAGATCCTTTTTCTATAATTGTGTAATCTAATTTTTTTCTATTCTTAAAATAAAATAACCAACTTCCATTTCTATTTTCTATTTTAATAATTTGAGCAGTTGTATCTACATGTCCTTGTACTAGATGCCCATTTAATCTTCCAAAAATCATTAATGCTCTTTCCAGATTCACTTCATCTTTAATTTTTAAAAAATTTAAATTAGTACGAAACAAAGTTTCTTCAGAAGCTATAACTGAATAAGTTTTTTCATAAATATTAATATTAATAACGGTAAAACATATTCCATTGTGACAAATACTTTGATTTATTTTAATTTCATCTAAAAATGGATTAATGAAAGTGATAAAAAGATTTTTTTTATCATGATTGAGTTTACATACTTTTGTTGTACATTCTATAATACCAGTAAACATATATATAAATAATTTTCATAAAATTAAATATTTATTAAATGAGTTATAGAGAAAAAAAAATCATAGTTGGGTTTACGACAGGTGATATTAACGGAATAGGCATAGAAGTTTTTTTAAAAGTATGTCGTAAAAAAAGACTTTTAGATTTTTTTACACCAATATTATTTGGCTCTACTAAATTATGTTTTTATTATAAAAAAATTTTAGAGATGGAAATGAATAATGTTCAAGAAATAAAAAATTTTAAAGAAGTAATGGATCATAAAATAAATGTATTCAATGTATGGAAAGAAGATATTAAATTCGAATCTATAAAAATAAATCATACAGATTCAGGAAGGTATTCTATTGCTTCCTTAAAAAAAGCTGTTCAAGCTTTAAAAGAAGGAAAAATAGATGTACTTGTGACTTCTCCAGTAAATAAAAAGTATATGAATTTTAAAGGATTTTCATTTTTTGGACATACTGAATATTTACAAAATATTTTGGAAGGAGAATCTTTAATGGTTATGATTCATGATACTTTAAAAGTAGCTTTAGTAACTAATCATATTCCTTTAAAACAAGTGACTTTGGAATTGAGTGTAAAAAAAATAATAGAATCAATAAAAATTTTACATCGATCTCTTATTATTGATTTCTCTATAGAAAAGCCAAAAATAGCTGTTTTAGGATGCAATCCACATTCAAGTGATAATGGATTAATAGGATATGAGGAAAAAATAAAAATAAAACCTGCTATTGATCATTTTTTTCAAGAACGAGGATGGCTAGTTTTTGGACCCTACTCTTCAGATAGTTTTTTTGGAAATCAAAAATACCGTAATTTTGACGCTGTTTTAGCTATGTATCATGATCAAGGATTAATTCCTTTTAAAACATTAACTTTTCATCATGGAGTAAATTTTACAGCAGGTCTTTCTCACATACGAACTTCCCCAGATCATGGAGTTGCCTATGATATAGCAAGAAAAGGAATTGCTAATGAAAATTCTTTTGAAGAAGCTATTTTTAGCGCCATAAAAATATTTAATAATAGAAAAGAAAATAGAAAATTTATTTCTTCTAAATTTTTACAAAAAAACAACAATTGAATTTTTTTTTACTTGAAAAATACCACCTTCTATTTTTATTTTTTTTCTTTTTTCTGTTTTCAAATATAATTTTATAAATCCGTTTTTTAATATAGATATAAAATAATCATGGTTTTCTAAAATTTGAAAACATCCACATACTCCAGGAGCTATAACGGACATTATATTTCCTTGGTATAATATTTCATTACAATTGATAATTTTTATTTTCATAATACAATCACATTTTTTTCCCAGTATTTATAACATCTTCAATAGTTCCTTTTAAATTAAAAGCTATTTCCGGAATATGATCCAATTCTCCATTTATTATCATATTGAATCCTTTGATAGTATCTTCAATTTTAACGAATTCTCCTTCAATCCCTGTAAACTGTTTAGCTACATGAAATGGTTGAGATAAAAAACGCTGAACACGTCTAGCTCTAGAAACTATTAATTGGTCCTCTTCACTCAATTCTTCTATTCCTAGAATAGCTATAATATCTTGTAAAGAATTATATTTTTGTAAAATTTCTTTAACTCTCTGTGCACAATTATAATGATTTTTATCTATTATATCTGGAGATAAAATACGAGAAGTAGAATCTAAAGGATCTACGGCTGGGTAAATTCCTAAAGATGCTATTTTTCTGGAAAGAACAGTTGTTGCATCTAAATGAGAAAATGTAATAGCAGGAGCAGGATCCGTTAAATCATCTGCAGGAACATAAACAGCTTGTACTGAAGTTATGGATCCTCTTTTTGTGGAAGTGATCCTTTCCTGCATAGATCCCATTTCTGATGATAAAGTAGGCTGATACCCCACAGATGAAGGGATTCTTCCTAATAATGCTGAAACTTCTGATCCAGCTTGAGTAAATCTAAATATGTTATCTATAAAAAATAGGACATCTTGTCCTTCTTTTCCCTCTACATATTGATCCCTATAATATTCAGCTAATGTTAATCCAGATAAAGCTACTCTAGCTCTAGCTCCTGGCGGTTCATTCATTTGACCAAATACAAAAGAAGCCTTAGACTCCTTGAGTGCTTCTTTATCAACTTTAGAAATATCCCAATATCCTTTTTTCATGGATTTCATAAAAGAATCCCCATATTTTATAATTCCAGATTCTAACATTTCTCTTAACAAGTCGTTTCCTTCTCTAGATCTTTCACCAACTCCTGCAAAAACAGATCGTCCTCCATGTCCTTTTGCTACATTGTTTATTAATTCTTGTATTAATACAGTTTTTCCTACTCCTGCTCCTCCAAATAATCCAATTTTACCTCCTTTTGGATAAGGTTCTATTAAATCTATAACTTTTATTCCTGTATATAATATTTCTGTTTCTGTTGATAAATCTTTAAATTCTGGAGGTTCATTGTGAATAGGTTTAGTTATAGATCTATTTAAATCCCCTAATCCATCTATACAATTTCCCAAAACATTAAAAACTCTTCCATTTATGTATTCTCCTATAGGAATACTAATTGGTCCCCCCAAAGATTCCACTTTTTGACCTCTTTGTAATCCATCCGTTACTTCCATAGAAATGCAACGAACATTTTTATCTCCAATATGTTGTTGCACTTCTAAGACTATTTTACTTTTTTTGGATAAATTAACTTCCAACGCATCATAAATTTTAGGGAGGGAATCTCCTTCTTTAAAAGAAACGTCAATTACAGGACCTATAATTTGAGTAATTATTCCTTTTAATTTCTTTTTATGCATTATGCAATCTCTTTTTAAATCATCTAGAAAAATAGATAAATTAAGTATCTTTATCTTTGTAAATGTAAGAGAAAAAATATAAAATTTTGAAAATTTATTCATTGATTGATGAATTTTCTTCTCTTTCTCCATGTATATTAACTCTTGGAATTTTTGACGGAGTACATATGGGTCATCAGAAAATTATTCAAAACCTAATTTTTAGATCTGAAAAAAAATATTGTTCCGTTTTGCTTACTTTTTATCCACATCCGAAAGAAATATTGGATCCTGATAGAAAATTTTTCTATTTAAATACTCTTTCTGAAAGAATATATAATTTGAAAAAAACAGGAATAAAAAATTTAATTGTTCATCCTTTTACTAAAAATTTCTCTAAATTAAATACAAAAAACTTTTTTCAAAAAATTTTACATTCTAAGTTTAGAATGAAACGAATTATTACCGGATACGATTTTCGTATTGGAAAAAATAGGAAAGGTTCTCATGAAGAATTAAAGAAATTTTCCCGTATTTATGGATTCCAAATTGATAGGGTTAGTCCTTATAAGGTAAAGAATAGAATAGTTAGTTCTACTAAAATCCGTGAATATCTTTTATTAGGAAAAATAAAATGGGCTAATCAAGCTTTAGGATACTTTTATACATTATCAGGAAATGTTATTAAAGGAAAAGGAATAGGAAAAACTATCAGTTTTCCAACTGCAAATATACAGGTAGATTCAAAAAAATTAATCCCAAAAAATGGAGTCTATGCTGTTAAGATTAATTATTTGGATAAAATTTATAGAGGAATGTTAAATATAGGAATTAATCCTACTATTGATCAAAAAAATCAAAAAATTAATATAGAAGTGCATATTTTTAATTTTTTTGAAAACATTTATGGAAAAAGAATAGATGTTTTAATAATTGATATGATTCGAGAAGAAAAAAAGTTTAGTACACTTCAAGAGTTAAAAACACAAATTGGAGAAGACGAAATAAACATTAAAAAATTTTTTTCTTGTGAAAAAAAAAATTGATCAAATAATTCAACACTTATCATTGTCACAGAATTTTAATCAAAAAAACATACTTATATCAAAAGAATATTCGATTATAGAATATATAAAAAATAAACACAGGTTAAAATTTAACCAAGGAATTGAATTTTTCACAGTGGAAAAATTCTTAGAAAGAATTTCTGGATTGAAAATTTTAGATAATCATTTCATTCTCCTATATTTTTTTCAATTCTTGAAAAAAGATGATTCTTTTTTCAAGAATTTTTTTGATTGGGGACCTAAAGTGCTAAACGATTTTCAAAATATCGATATTAATATAATTGATGTAGAACATTTTTTTTATTCTATTATTTCTGTAGAAAGGATAAAAAGTTGGAATTTCAATATTTCAGAAAATAAAGAAAATTTCTTTTGGGAAAAAATTCGTGAATATTACTATATTCTGCAATCTCAATTTTTAAAAAAAGGAATAACTTATCAAGGAATGCTTTTCAAAATAGCTCTTTCTCGTTTGGACTTTTTTTTATCTGAAAATTCAAATACCAATATTATATTAGTCATAAATTTTGTATTAAATAAATGTGAGAAAGTTTTTGTCCAAAAAATTATTAAGTGTGGTCATGGATTAGTTTATAATTTGCATGACAAAAACATTTTTACATCTACAGTTCAAAATAGATACATAATTTCGAAAGAACATAAAAAAAAGTTGAGAAATCTAAAAATAATTGAAGTCCCTAAAGAACTAGAACAAGTTAAAACTGTAGAAAATATATTAAAAAAATTAATTAAAAAAGGGACACCACCTTGCAAAATACTAATAGTACCTGGAGATAATCGTTTATTAATTCCATTGTTACACCCTATAAAAAAATTAGGAATAAAATTGTCGATAAACATAGATTATTCCTGTAAAGATATTCCAATTTATTATACATTTTATTATATATTTCAATTTTTATTAAGGAAAAATAAATTTAGAAAATTACGTAAAAAAGATATCATAAAAGTATTATCTAATGGATATATTAGAAAATTTTTTCTAAAAAAAAATTCTTTGTTAAAAGAATTAATAATTGAAAATGATTCTGATTTTATTTCCGAAGATATCATAAAAAAATATTTATTAAAAAATGACTTATGGATCATTTTTCAAATTCCAATTAATAACATAAAAATTATACTTCTAAGTTTTATTAGTTTTATTAGAAAATTGAAAAAACTTCTTTCTGAAAATGTAAATAAACATTTTCTAGAATTAGAATTTCTTTTTAAGCTAGAATCTTATATGCAAAAATTAAGAATGATAGTTAGAAAAAAAAAAACTTATTTTTCGTAATTCATGACATATTTAACATATATGAACAATTTGTTAGTACAGAAAGAATAAGATTTGTACACAAAAATAGAGAAGGATTATACATAACAGGTATTACAGATCTTTTTTTTAAAAATTTCGATACGGCTATAATAACTTCTTTTAATGAAGGAATAATCCCTCCTATAAATAACGAAGAAAATTATTCTTTTATTCCTTCTGATCTTCGTCAAATATTAAAAATGAAAGATTTTAAAAATGATATTTATTTTTCTCATTTTATGAGAATTTTTGAATCTTCTAAAAGAACATATTTAGTATATAAAAATCAACAAGATGAAATTAATTCCGGAGAAAAAAGTCGTTTTATTCATCAAATAGAAATGAATTATAAAATATCAATAGAAAAAATAAACAATCCATTTATTCCTAGAAATTTTATAAAAACTCCAATTATAATTGAAAAAACAAAATCTATTATTCATCGCTTAAACGAACTAATTACTCATGGATTATCTCCTTCTTCTATTCATTTATACAATTATAATCCTCTTTTATTTTATTATAAAAAAATACTTGGTATAGATAATCCATATGATCCAGACAAAATTTCTTTTAATAAGAAAAAAGTAGGAAAAGTTATTCATAAAATATTAAAGATTTTATATTATCCTATAAAAAAAGAGTTTATAACTCCTAACTATATTCATAAAATGAAAAGAATTTCTGATTCTATTGTAAAAAAAGTTCTTTTAGAAAAAGAAAAAATTATTGAGGGAGAAAATATGTTATTTTATTACATAATAAAAACTTATATAGAAAATTTTATTTCATGGGATGAAAAATGCATTCAAAATGGACACAATATTTTCATCAAAGAAATAGAATGCAAAGTTTCTACAAACTTAAATATTGGACCAAAAAAAATAAATTTACATGGTATCATAGATCGTATAGATGAATATGACGGAATAACTCGTATTCTAGATTACAAAATAGGATTTTCAAAAATTAAAGAAATAAATATTTCGTTAAAAAATATTGAAACTATTTTTCAAGATCCAAATTATTCGAATACTATGCAATTACTTATTTATGTTTATTTATGGTTTAAATCTTCTATGTTTTTTGGAAAAGAAAAAACACCTCCTATAATAGGAATTATATCTCCTGAAAAAAATGGAAAAATATTGCAAATACCTATAAATTTTTTTCATCAAAAAAAAAAAAATATTACATACGAAGATTATAGAAAAAATTTTCTACCATTTCTTCTTAAAAGAATTTCAGAAATATTAGATCCAAAAATTCCAATTATAGAAAAAATTTATTGATTTTGAATATATTTCTCTATAAAACTACCTACTTCTTCTGTTGTTGAAGAAAACTTGGAGTCGATAATATCTGATGTACACACTTGATCTTCTATAGATTTTTTAACAGCTTTTT encodes the following:
- a CDS encoding alpha/beta fold hydrolase; the encoded protein is MQILNILNRKKKFPHIKKGDGHPLILLHGLMGGLSNFEALLNFFPKKGYKVIVPSLPIYNMPLFMTNIFNLSRYIIKFLMEIEIKKATLVGNSLGGHIALIIAKKRMDLVHSIVLTGSSGLFEKAFGYAFPKRENYEFIKKKSQEVFYDPKIATKELVDEVFHIVNDKKKGIKTLYIAKSAMKYNMSKDLSFIQKPICLIWGKQDHITPPEVAEEFHRLLPDSELYWIDKCGHVPMMEHPKKFIEILDKWLSKFNFNHEDFFCKI
- a CDS encoding acyl carrier protein → MSDIASRVNALIVDKLSLDESEIVPTASFTNDLGADSLDIVELIMEFEKEFNISISDEKAEKITTVGEAIQAIEDLLIDKNKNNDFNKKSD
- a CDS encoding phosphoenolpyruvate carboxykinase (ATP), which translates into the protein MLFSLENYGIFNSQNNYQLTPYELQNIIVRNKMGIETKSGVLAIHTGSFTGRSPEDRFIVKDNITEKKILWDEKFNQSFDPNKFNFLYQKVVRYLSGKTLYIRDGYLCSDKRCQLNVRSISEYPWSDLFIHNLFLRFSKIENIFPDWLLFCAPGFQSDPIHDGTRNKNFSILNFSKRIVLIGGSGYTGEIKKSIFSVLNFILPVYKNVFPMHCAANVGKYKKDTALFFGLSGTGKTTISNDINRNLVGDDEHGWTFDNIVFNFEGGCYAKIFGISREKEPMIYHAIKKGAMLENVIMKNKNKEVNFLDDSITQNMRISYPIYFVNNIEKKLFSSNIKNIFFLTYDAFGVLPPIAKLNKAQSSYYFLLGYTSKVAGTELNIKKPETTFSYCFGAPFMPLHPVQYTNMLRNKLDNTEINVWMLNTGLTSGGNRIKLNDTRKIVKSALDGFLSKVPYEIYPVFNFQIPKHCPGISSHLLNPKNSWENEKNYQNQVKILAKKFINHFNLYRKYTDKNISSGEPILK
- the pdxA gene encoding 4-hydroxythreonine-4-phosphate dehydrogenase PdxA, yielding MSYREKKIIVGFTTGDINGIGIEVFLKVCRKKRLLDFFTPILFGSTKLCFYYKKILEMEMNNVQEIKNFKEVMDHKINVFNVWKEDIKFESIKINHTDSGRYSIASLKKAVQALKEGKIDVLVTSPVNKKYMNFKGFSFFGHTEYLQNILEGESLMVMIHDTLKVALVTNHIPLKQVTLELSVKKIIESIKILHRSLIIDFSIEKPKIAVLGCNPHSSDNGLIGYEEKIKIKPAIDHFFQERGWLVFGPYSSDSFFGNQKYRNFDAVLAMYHDQGLIPFKTLTFHHGVNFTAGLSHIRTSPDHGVAYDIARKGIANENSFEEAIFSAIKIFNNRKENRKFISSKFLQKNNN
- a CDS encoding bifunctional riboflavin kinase/FAD synthetase; this encodes MKIYSLIDEFSSLSPCILTLGIFDGVHMGHQKIIQNLIFRSEKKYCSVLLTFYPHPKEILDPDRKFFYLNTLSERIYNLKKTGIKNLIVHPFTKNFSKLNTKNFFQKILHSKFRMKRIITGYDFRIGKNRKGSHEELKKFSRIYGFQIDRVSPYKVKNRIVSSTKIREYLLLGKIKWANQALGYFYTLSGNVIKGKGIGKTISFPTANIQVDSKKLIPKNGVYAVKINYLDKIYRGMLNIGINPTIDQKNQKINIEVHIFNFFENIYGKRIDVLIIDMIREEKKFSTLQELKTQIGEDEINIKKFFSCEKKN
- the fabF gene encoding beta-ketoacyl-ACP synthase II; its protein translation is MEELKKVVITGIGSITPIGNNVGEYWFSLVNGKSGCAPITYFDTKKYKTKFACELKNYDPNIFFSKKERRKLDPCAQYGIIASEEAIKNSGINFFKEKRERVGVIWSSGIGGLLNLEESISDYVNGGRYPRFSPFFIPKMLIDITAGFISMNYGLHGPNYATVSACASSSNAIVDAYHLICLGKADIMITGGSEAAITQSGVGGFNALHALSTRNDDYETASRPFDEDRDGFVLGEGAGCLILEEYKHAQERGAKIYAEIGGIGMSGDAYHITAPHPKGKGIILAMKTAIREAGVKYEEIDHINSHGTSTKLGDLAEVRAIQEVFHKNICNIDINSTKSMTGHLLGAAGAIEAIASILPLTKGIIPPTINLFQIDKEINPKMNFTPNKAIKKEVKVSLCNTFGFGGHNVCILFKKTDVI
- the atpD gene encoding F0F1 ATP synthase subunit beta; this encodes MHKKKLKGIITQIIGPVIDVSFKEGDSLPKIYDALEVNLSKKSKIVLEVQQHIGDKNVRCISMEVTDGLQRGQKVESLGGPISIPIGEYINGRVFNVLGNCIDGLGDLNRSITKPIHNEPPEFKDLSTETEILYTGIKVIDLIEPYPKGGKIGLFGGAGVGKTVLIQELINNVAKGHGGRSVFAGVGERSREGNDLLREMLESGIIKYGDSFMKSMKKGYWDISKVDKEALKESKASFVFGQMNEPPGARARVALSGLTLAEYYRDQYVEGKEGQDVLFFIDNIFRFTQAGSEVSALLGRIPSSVGYQPTLSSEMGSMQERITSTKRGSITSVQAVYVPADDLTDPAPAITFSHLDATTVLSRKIASLGIYPAVDPLDSTSRILSPDIIDKNHYNCAQRVKEILQKYNSLQDIIAILGIEELSEEDQLIVSRARRVQRFLSQPFHVAKQFTGIEGEFVKIEDTIKGFNMIINGELDHIPEIAFNLKGTIEDVINTGKKM
- a CDS encoding F0F1 ATP synthase subunit epsilon, whose protein sequence is MKIKIINCNEILYQGNIMSVIAPGVCGCFQILENHDYFISILKNGFIKLYLKTEKRKKIKIEGGIFQVKKNSIVVFL
- a CDS encoding ribonuclease III family protein: MSSNTKKHEDSIIVERLIKILGFCPKNTEFLKKVFIYNFSTKRKNLNQNYSVHFQRLEFLGDSVLNTIISHFLCEKFPDKKEGELTQIRSKIVCRRNLNEISRKLTITGIFLNQPIISDNILGNILEALIGFIYLEIGYKGCKNFVHQKILQNHINIVKLQNEIFSYKVWIIEWSQKNKFIINFKTFREKEDKDKNIIIYLSELTILGCGIQTEGRGSSKKKSEEMSAKEAYFFVKNKCSKNT
- a CDS encoding riboflavin synthase is translated as MFTGIIECTTKVCKLNHDKKNLFITFINPFLDEIKINQSICHNGICFTVININIYEKTYSVIASEETLFRTNLNFLKIKDEVNLERALMIFGRLNGHLVQGHVDTTAQIIKIENRNGSWLFYFKNRKKLDYTIIEKGSIAINGISLTIITHTKYIFSVSIIPYTYNKTNLHLLKVGDIVNVEFDIFGKYISKYLKYYDSFIKRTILK